The Desulfuromonas versatilis genome has a segment encoding these proteins:
- the grxC gene encoding glutaredoxin 3, with protein MNKVEIYTKSYCPYCKRAKELLRIKGVSFVEYDVTADPLKEKEMQQRSGRQTVPEIFIDGVLLGGCSELFDLDETGELDGRLGLKAQRRG; from the coding sequence ATGAACAAGGTGGAAATTTATACCAAGAGCTACTGCCCCTACTGCAAGCGGGCCAAGGAACTGCTGCGGATCAAGGGGGTAAGCTTCGTTGAATACGACGTCACCGCCGACCCGCTCAAGGAAAAGGAGATGCAACAGCGCTCCGGCCGCCAGACCGTTCCGGAAATTTTCATCGACGGCGTGCTGCTGGGGGGCTGCAGCGAACTCTTCGACCTGGACGAAACCGGCGAGCTCGACGGCCGGCTGGGTCTCAAGGCGCAGCGCCGCGGATAA
- a CDS encoding FAD-dependent oxidoreductase, translated as MAQIVFSSWGSKIVDNRQGGGSEAQPANLKLPATYDGERPWAAFLGWDGVVVADPKVDIVAMAAEYAKRVQEDYCCAKCTPGKKGTRVLQDTLARILSGHGEERDLDTIETVAELLQNCKCTLCLSSAKPLVDTVKHFRADYLAYISGERKPRAASRYQVKLTAPCQDKCPAHIDIPAYIEAIKEYRFDESLATIRENMPLPSVCGRVCPHPCETACRRKNVDEPISIMVLKRSAADWEMLRKQEPPMRPKPRKNQTVAVVGAGPAGLAAAYYLALEGFPVTIYEALPEGYGGGMIAVGIPPYRMPRHILQRDIDIISALGVEIIYDTRIGKDITLPQLKEKYDAVLLAPGAHRSKPMGVEGEDKGYKGFLTGGIDFLREAYMGRPTGMGKKVVVVGGGNTAIDCVRVALREGAEESTLLYRRTRKEMPADVWEVDGADEEGVKFEFLVLPTKIVVDEKEQVTGVECVRMELGEPDASGRRRPQPVEGSEFIIECDTVIPAIGQDPDLSFIPEGMGIDITRWNTVVTKYLPLKDAEGKSLKDGMGNYLSRTLITDLDGVFASGDAEIGPLTVVACVGNGHRAARVIQRWLEEGKAYLSDDEIFDDILTNLGVYDKSEQVPWLDSAKREHQSEIHGRERASYKNYCEVELGFTNSQAVKEAERCLRCYRVAMVAM; from the coding sequence TTGGCCCAGATCGTTTTTTCCAGTTGGGGTAGTAAGATTGTCGACAATCGCCAGGGCGGCGGCAGCGAGGCGCAACCTGCCAATCTGAAGTTACCCGCTACCTACGACGGAGAGCGGCCCTGGGCTGCCTTCCTGGGGTGGGACGGGGTGGTGGTCGCCGACCCGAAGGTGGACATCGTGGCCATGGCCGCGGAGTATGCCAAGCGGGTTCAGGAAGATTACTGCTGCGCCAAGTGCACGCCGGGGAAAAAGGGGACTCGCGTCCTGCAGGACACGCTGGCCCGCATCCTCTCCGGTCACGGCGAGGAGCGCGACCTGGACACCATCGAGACGGTGGCCGAGCTGCTGCAGAACTGCAAGTGCACCCTGTGCCTGAGCTCGGCCAAGCCGCTGGTCGATACGGTCAAGCACTTTCGCGCCGACTATCTCGCCTACATCAGCGGTGAGCGCAAGCCCCGGGCCGCCTCCCGCTACCAGGTCAAACTGACCGCCCCCTGCCAGGACAAGTGCCCGGCCCACATCGACATCCCCGCCTACATCGAGGCGATCAAGGAATACCGTTTCGACGAGTCCTTGGCCACCATCCGGGAGAACATGCCGCTGCCTTCGGTGTGCGGCAGGGTCTGCCCCCACCCCTGCGAAACCGCCTGCCGGCGCAAAAACGTCGACGAACCGATCAGCATCATGGTGCTCAAGCGCAGCGCGGCCGACTGGGAGATGCTGCGCAAGCAGGAGCCGCCGATGCGCCCCAAGCCGCGCAAGAACCAGACCGTCGCGGTGGTCGGCGCCGGGCCGGCCGGCCTGGCGGCGGCCTACTACCTGGCTTTGGAAGGGTTCCCGGTCACCATCTACGAGGCGCTCCCCGAAGGGTACGGCGGCGGCATGATCGCCGTCGGCATCCCCCCCTACCGCATGCCGCGCCACATCCTGCAGCGCGACATCGACATCATCAGCGCCCTGGGCGTCGAGATCATCTACGACACCCGGATCGGCAAGGACATCACCCTGCCCCAGCTCAAGGAGAAGTACGACGCCGTGCTGCTCGCCCCCGGCGCCCATCGCTCCAAGCCGATGGGGGTCGAAGGTGAGGACAAGGGCTACAAGGGCTTTCTCACCGGCGGCATCGATTTTCTGCGCGAGGCCTACATGGGCCGCCCCACCGGCATGGGCAAGAAGGTCGTGGTGGTCGGCGGCGGCAACACCGCCATCGACTGCGTCCGCGTGGCGCTGCGCGAGGGGGCCGAGGAGTCGACCCTGCTCTATCGCCGGACCCGCAAGGAGATGCCTGCCGATGTCTGGGAGGTCGACGGCGCCGATGAGGAAGGGGTCAAGTTCGAATTCCTGGTCCTGCCCACCAAGATTGTCGTCGATGAAAAGGAGCAGGTCACCGGCGTCGAGTGCGTGCGCATGGAACTCGGCGAGCCCGACGCCTCGGGCCGCCGGCGCCCCCAGCCGGTGGAGGGGAGCGAGTTCATCATCGAGTGCGACACGGTCATTCCGGCCATCGGCCAGGACCCCGACCTCTCTTTCATCCCCGAGGGGATGGGGATCGACATCACCCGCTGGAATACGGTGGTCACCAAGTACCTGCCGCTCAAGGATGCCGAGGGCAAGTCGCTCAAGGACGGCATGGGCAACTACCTTTCGCGGACCCTCATCACCGATCTGGACGGGGTGTTCGCCAGCGGTGACGCCGAAATCGGCCCGCTCACCGTGGTGGCCTGCGTCGGCAACGGACACCGGGCCGCCCGGGTGATCCAGCGCTGGCTCGAGGAAGGCAAGGCATACCTGAGCGACGACGAGATCTTCGACGACATTCTCACCAACCTGGGGGTGTACGACAAGAGCGAGCAGGTCCCCTGGCTCGATTCGGCCAAACGCGAGCACCAGAGCGAGATCCATGGTCGGGAACGGGCCAGCTACAAGAACTACTGCGAGGTGGAACTCGGCTTCACCAACAGCCAGGCGGTCAAGGAAGCCGAGCGTTGCCTGCGCTGTTATCGCGTGGCCATGGTTGCCATGTAG
- the rsmB gene encoding 16S rRNA (cytosine(967)-C(5))-methyltransferase RsmB, with amino-acid sequence MKPSDPRQLAFTVLSQVEEGGFADLSLDAALARCPGMDPRDRGLATELVYGVLRQRGRLDFALARFCSKQLSKVESRVLNLLRLGAYQVLMLDRVPAPAAVHETVELARRLGLERATGFINGILRALIRGEGQIPWPDPAADPLGHLQHGLSLPAWLARDWLRRYGAQEAAALAEAMAGQPPFCLRVNTLKGSRDQYLEMLRAAGHQAEPTVYAPEGVRLTARAAAPLPGDAAGWYQVQDEASMLIAHLLGARPGERILDACSAPGGKTTHIAALAENRAGVVALDLHPQRVRLVEEGARRLGCRGIETRAWDLTRPPAFLEPGSFDRVLVDAPCSGLGVLRRNPEIRWRRGAGDIKRMAALQGSILDNVAALVRPGGVLVYSLCTLTEAESEETLARFLARQPRFAREDLRPLTPPGWAELFDDQGALRSFPHRHGGMDAFYAVRLRRQQGD; translated from the coding sequence TTGAAACCGTCCGATCCGCGTCAACTTGCCTTTACCGTCCTCAGCCAGGTGGAGGAGGGTGGCTTTGCCGATCTCTCCCTGGACGCGGCCCTCGCCCGCTGTCCAGGGATGGACCCCCGCGACCGGGGGCTGGCCACCGAGCTGGTCTACGGCGTGCTGCGCCAGCGGGGGCGGCTCGACTTTGCCCTGGCGCGTTTCTGCAGCAAGCAGCTCTCCAAGGTCGAGTCGCGGGTGCTGAACCTGCTGCGGCTCGGCGCCTACCAGGTGCTCATGCTCGACCGGGTGCCGGCACCGGCGGCGGTCCACGAGACGGTCGAACTGGCCCGGCGCCTGGGCCTGGAGCGGGCCACCGGATTCATCAACGGCATCCTGCGGGCGCTGATCCGCGGCGAGGGACAGATCCCCTGGCCCGATCCCGCGGCCGACCCCCTCGGCCATCTGCAGCACGGCCTGTCGCTCCCGGCCTGGCTGGCCCGCGACTGGCTGCGCCGCTACGGGGCGCAGGAGGCCGCGGCCCTGGCGGAGGCCATGGCCGGCCAGCCGCCATTCTGCCTGCGGGTCAACACCCTCAAAGGGAGCCGGGACCAGTACCTGGAGATGCTCCGCGCGGCCGGCCACCAGGCCGAACCCACCGTTTACGCGCCCGAGGGGGTGAGGCTGACCGCCAGGGCGGCGGCGCCGCTGCCGGGCGACGCCGCGGGGTGGTACCAGGTGCAGGATGAGGCGAGCATGCTCATCGCCCATCTGCTCGGGGCCCGGCCCGGCGAGCGGATCCTCGATGCCTGTTCCGCGCCCGGGGGCAAGACCACCCACATCGCGGCGCTGGCGGAAAATCGGGCCGGCGTGGTCGCCCTCGACCTGCACCCTCAACGGGTGCGGCTGGTCGAGGAGGGGGCGCGGCGGCTGGGCTGCCGCGGCATCGAGACGCGGGCCTGGGACCTGACCCGGCCGCCGGCCTTTCTCGAGCCGGGGAGCTTCGACCGGGTGCTGGTCGATGCCCCCTGCAGCGGGCTCGGCGTGTTGCGCCGCAACCCCGAGATCCGCTGGCGGCGCGGCGCCGGCGACATCAAGCGCATGGCTGCGCTGCAGGGCAGCATCCTTGACAACGTCGCTGCGCTGGTGCGCCCGGGCGGGGTGCTGGTCTATTCGCTGTGCACTCTCACCGAGGCCGAGAGCGAGGAAACGCTAGCCCGTTTTCTGGCCCGCCAACCCCGCTTCGCCCGCGAGGATCTGCGTCCCCTGACTCCGCCCGGCTGGGCCGAGCTCTTCGACGACCAGGGCGCCCTGCGCAGCTTCCCCCACCGCCACGGCGGCATGGACGCCTTCTACGCCGTTCGCCTGCGCAGGCAGCAAGGGGATTAG
- a CDS encoding c-type heme family protein — protein sequence MGLFRNLGLLTKIVLLIGLILISFFVLSSMISYRQQRAFIIEESVEKARIIASEAVQAREYISQQLQVGNIPLSEQRYGMIPVVASNRIGQRVAEDLDYRIRQVSNRYRNPKNAPDAFEAEVLDRFVADAAWREHYAITELDGQPVFRYLQAFTADQSCLECHSDPAVAPEFIKTLFPPQTDQAYHYKIGEVIGAASVTIPMDKLERQILANFRNDTLLIGGIFLVLITCLGLLTRFAVTRPLGLLGEAIGEIVRTGRFEEKLPPRGRDEIGRLIEGFNEMIEHLGEKTSHLEESEKRFRVLTETARDGIISFLANGQIILFNRQAERIFGYSKREALGLSVDRLIHEECTSLGEQGVEAYLKQNCARLMQELNRVTGRRRDGTRLTLEFSLSVAESDGHLFYTVIVRESH from the coding sequence ATGGGCCTGTTTCGAAACCTGGGCTTGCTGACCAAGATCGTCCTGCTGATCGGTCTGATCCTGATCTCCTTTTTCGTGCTCTCCTCGATGATCAGCTATCGTCAGCAGCGCGCGTTCATCATCGAGGAATCGGTGGAAAAGGCCCGCATCATCGCCTCCGAGGCGGTCCAGGCCCGCGAGTACATCTCCCAGCAGCTGCAGGTGGGGAACATCCCCCTTTCCGAGCAGCGCTACGGGATGATCCCCGTGGTTGCCTCCAACCGCATCGGCCAACGGGTCGCCGAAGATCTCGATTACCGTATCCGCCAGGTTTCCAACCGCTACCGCAATCCGAAAAACGCCCCCGATGCCTTCGAGGCCGAGGTGCTCGATCGCTTCGTCGCCGACGCCGCCTGGCGCGAGCATTACGCCATTACCGAACTCGACGGCCAACCCGTGTTCCGCTACCTGCAGGCCTTCACCGCGGACCAGAGCTGCCTGGAGTGTCACAGCGACCCGGCCGTGGCCCCCGAATTTATCAAGACCCTGTTCCCCCCGCAAACCGACCAGGCTTATCACTACAAAATCGGCGAGGTGATCGGCGCCGCCTCGGTGACCATTCCCATGGACAAGCTGGAGCGGCAGATTCTGGCCAATTTCCGCAACGACACCCTGCTGATCGGCGGCATTTTCCTGGTGCTGATCACCTGCCTGGGGCTGTTGACGCGTTTCGCCGTTACCCGGCCCCTCGGGCTGCTCGGCGAGGCGATCGGGGAAATCGTGCGTACCGGCCGCTTCGAGGAGAAGCTGCCGCCGCGGGGGCGCGACGAGATCGGCAGGCTGATCGAGGGGTTCAACGAAATGATCGAGCACCTGGGCGAAAAAACCAGCCATCTCGAAGAATCGGAGAAACGCTTCCGGGTGTTGACCGAAACCGCCCGCGACGGCATCATCTCCTTTTTGGCCAACGGCCAGATCATCTTGTTCAATCGCCAGGCCGAGCGGATCTTCGGTTACAGTAAACGCGAGGCCCTGGGGCTGTCGGTTGACCGGCTGATCCACGAGGAGTGCACCTCGCTGGGCGAACAGGGGGTCGAGGCCTACCTGAAGCAGAACTGCGCCCGCCTGATGCAGGAGTTGAATCGGGTAACGGGCCGCCGTCGCGACGGCACCCGCCTGACCCTGGAATTTTCCCTTTCGGTTGCCGAATCCGACGGACACCTGTTCTATACGGTGATTGTCCGCGAATCGCACTGA
- the rpe gene encoding ribulose-phosphate 3-epimerase, whose product MIKISPSILSADFARLGEEIQAIEKGGADYVHVDVMDGHFVPNITIGPLVVEAARRVTRLPLDVHLMIENPDLYIPEFARAGADIITVHQEAVPHLHRTVQLIRSLGKKAGVSINPATPVSTLEVILDEVDLVLIMSVNPGFGGQSFIPACLGKITALRREIERRGLNVELEVDGGVKTENIGEIAAAGADVFVAGSAVFGTADYGATIGRLRENASSLRV is encoded by the coding sequence ATGATCAAGATTTCCCCCTCGATTCTCTCCGCCGATTTCGCCCGCCTGGGCGAGGAGATCCAGGCCATCGAAAAAGGCGGCGCCGATTACGTCCATGTCGATGTCATGGACGGTCACTTCGTCCCCAATATCACCATCGGTCCGCTGGTGGTCGAGGCCGCCCGCCGGGTGACCCGGCTGCCTCTCGACGTGCACCTGATGATTGAGAACCCCGACCTCTACATCCCCGAATTCGCCCGGGCCGGCGCCGACATCATCACCGTGCACCAGGAGGCCGTGCCGCACCTGCACCGCACCGTGCAGCTGATCCGCAGCCTGGGCAAGAAGGCCGGCGTCTCCATCAACCCGGCCACCCCGGTATCGACCCTCGAGGTGATCCTCGACGAGGTCGACCTGGTGCTGATCATGTCGGTCAACCCCGGATTCGGCGGGCAGAGCTTCATTCCGGCCTGCCTGGGCAAGATCACCGCTCTGCGCCGGGAGATCGAGCGCCGCGGCCTGAACGTCGAACTCGAGGTGGACGGCGGAGTGAAGACCGAGAACATCGGCGAGATCGCCGCCGCCGGCGCCGACGTGTTCGTGGCCGGCAGCGCGGTTTTCGGCACCGCCGACTATGGCGCCACCATCGGCCGTTTGCGGGAAAACGCCAGTTCGCTAAGGGTCTGA
- a CDS encoding CoA pyrophosphatase, with product MLDPDLISSALERHLPRALPQAGLRPAAVLLPIYRRQGRDTVLLTRRSDRLNHHRGEISFPGGARNADDVDLRATALRETEEEMGIRAGDVSVLGRLDDFVSVAGYHVTPFVGTFRYPYPFVVNREEIAEVLEVDLEQLRDPAVFRKENWSHRGRQFPVCFYTVDGNEIWGLTAAILRQFLKRVSLRGQVA from the coding sequence ATGCTCGATCCGGATCTCATCAGCAGCGCCCTCGAGCGCCACCTGCCGCGGGCCCTGCCCCAGGCGGGCCTGCGCCCGGCGGCGGTGCTGCTGCCGATCTACCGCAGGCAGGGGCGGGACACCGTCCTGCTCACCCGGCGCAGCGACCGCCTGAATCACCACCGCGGGGAGATCTCCTTTCCCGGCGGCGCCCGAAATGCCGACGATGTCGATCTGCGGGCGACCGCGCTGCGGGAAACCGAAGAGGAGATGGGGATCCGTGCCGGGGATGTCAGCGTGCTCGGTCGCCTGGATGATTTCGTCTCGGTGGCCGGCTATCATGTCACCCCCTTCGTCGGGACCTTCCGCTATCCCTACCCCTTCGTGGTCAACCGGGAGGAGATCGCCGAGGTGCTTGAAGTGGATCTCGAGCAGCTTCGCGACCCGGCCGTCTTCCGCAAGGAGAACTGGAGCCACCGCGGGCGGCAGTTTCCGGTCTGCTTCTACACCGTGGACGGGAATGAGATCTGGGGGTTGACCGCCGCCATCCTGCGCCAGTTTCTCAAGCGGGTGAGCCTCCGCGGCCAGGTTGCGTAA
- a CDS encoding bifunctional homocysteine S-methyltransferase/methylenetetrahydrofolate reductase yields the protein MTQSAHRGPRFLDRLAEQVIIGDGAMGTLLYSRGTPLDVNFEHLNLVKPELIREVHGEYLAAGAALVETNTFGANALNLGAVGLEGKVRAINEAGARLARQAAGPGRFVAGAVGPLIRPRGEAAEVPRSQRRAVFHEQMEALAEGGVDLFMLETFSSLEDLELVLDVARELGLPAVAQMAYLEGGRTREGVSAEIGARRLTEAGASVLGANCGSGPRELIQVLERMGAVSPLPLSAFPNSGFPQYLDGRYIYLATPEYFAAKGAEMVAAGAALVGGCCGTTPEHIRALAEALKGMRPAARKLHPVRGLTAVAEPVAAPAGVRPTFLDGWGKRPVVTVELDPPRGVDCEKVLAGARELAAAGVDAISLAENPLARIRMGNLALARVIQEQTGLEVIAHVTCRDRNLIGLHSELMGAHLLGLRNILAVTGDPVSVGGESGATSVFDLNSVGLLELLSALNAGKSLLGAELGGRTQFLLGAAFNPNLPSMTGQLNRLRKKIAAGARFVQTQPIYSERILQQLIEQTDPLEIPVLVGVLPLVSERNAEFLHNEVPGITLPEEVRRRMKGKSGEEGVREGMAIARELVEAGRGKVGGWYLMPPFGKVGLARELVEFIRGAAP from the coding sequence ATGACCCAATCCGCCCATCGCGGCCCGCGCTTTCTGGATCGTCTCGCCGAGCAGGTGATCATCGGCGACGGGGCCATGGGGACGCTGCTCTACAGCCGCGGAACCCCGCTCGATGTCAATTTCGAACATCTCAACCTGGTCAAGCCCGAGCTGATCCGCGAGGTGCACGGGGAATATCTCGCCGCGGGCGCCGCTCTGGTGGAAACCAACACCTTCGGGGCCAACGCCCTGAACCTAGGCGCAGTCGGCCTGGAGGGAAAGGTTCGGGCGATCAACGAGGCCGGGGCCCGGCTGGCCCGGCAGGCGGCCGGCCCCGGGCGCTTCGTGGCCGGTGCGGTGGGCCCGCTGATCCGTCCGCGCGGCGAAGCCGCTGAAGTCCCCCGTTCCCAGCGCCGGGCGGTTTTCCATGAACAGATGGAGGCGCTGGCCGAAGGGGGGGTGGACCTGTTCATGCTGGAGACGTTCTCCTCCCTGGAAGATCTGGAGCTGGTTCTCGATGTGGCCAGGGAGCTGGGCCTGCCGGCGGTGGCCCAGATGGCCTACCTGGAGGGGGGGCGCACCCGGGAAGGGGTGAGCGCCGAAATCGGTGCGCGCAGGCTCACCGAGGCCGGCGCCTCGGTGCTGGGGGCCAATTGCGGCTCGGGCCCCCGCGAGCTGATCCAGGTGCTGGAGCGCATGGGGGCGGTTTCGCCGCTGCCGCTCTCCGCCTTTCCCAACAGCGGATTTCCCCAGTACCTGGACGGTCGCTACATCTACCTGGCCACCCCGGAGTATTTTGCCGCCAAGGGGGCCGAAATGGTGGCCGCCGGGGCAGCGCTGGTGGGGGGGTGCTGTGGGACGACTCCCGAGCACATTCGCGCCCTGGCCGAGGCCCTCAAGGGGATGCGCCCTGCCGCGCGAAAGCTCCACCCGGTCCGGGGGCTCACCGCGGTCGCCGAACCCGTCGCGGCGCCGGCGGGAGTGCGGCCGACCTTCCTGGATGGCTGGGGCAAGCGGCCGGTGGTTACCGTGGAACTCGACCCGCCCAGGGGGGTGGACTGCGAAAAGGTGCTCGCCGGTGCCCGGGAGCTGGCTGCGGCGGGGGTCGATGCCATCAGCCTGGCCGAAAATCCCCTGGCCCGCATCCGCATGGGCAACCTGGCGCTGGCCCGGGTGATCCAAGAGCAGACCGGCCTCGAGGTCATCGCCCATGTCACCTGCCGCGACCGCAACCTGATCGGCCTGCATTCGGAACTGATGGGCGCCCACCTGCTGGGCTTGCGCAACATTCTGGCGGTGACCGGGGATCCGGTTTCGGTGGGGGGGGAATCGGGGGCAACCAGCGTCTTCGACCTGAACTCCGTCGGGCTTCTCGAACTGCTCTCGGCGCTCAACGCCGGAAAGAGCCTGCTCGGGGCGGAGCTGGGCGGCCGTACCCAGTTCCTGCTCGGGGCGGCCTTCAACCCCAATCTGCCAAGCATGACCGGGCAACTCAACCGGCTGCGCAAGAAAATCGCCGCCGGTGCCCGCTTTGTCCAGACTCAGCCCATCTACTCAGAACGGATTCTCCAGCAGCTGATCGAGCAGACCGACCCCCTGGAAATCCCTGTCCTGGTGGGGGTGCTGCCGCTGGTGAGTGAGCGGAACGCCGAGTTCCTGCATAACGAAGTGCCGGGGATTACCCTGCCGGAAGAGGTGCGCAGGCGCATGAAAGGCAAAAGTGGCGAGGAAGGGGTGCGGGAAGGGATGGCTATCGCCCGGGAGCTGGTGGAGGCCGGGCGGGGCAAAGTCGGTGGCTGGTACCTGATGCCCCCCTTCGGCAAGGTGGGACTGGCCCGGGAGCTGGTGGAGTTTATCCGCGGCGCTGCGCCTTGA